A section of the Candidatus Nitrosacidococcus sp. I8 genome encodes:
- a CDS encoding endonuclease domain-containing protein produces MGVKFRRQYGIAHYIIDFYCPELKLAIEVDGENHFSETAQVYDKTRNHYLESLGILTLRFNNDEIMNNMEGVYYRIQQQIRPSTKKAFSF; encoded by the coding sequence ATGGGAGTAAAGTTTCGCAGACAATACGGCATTGCTCATTACATTATTGATTTTTATTGTCCGGAGCTGAAGTTAGCCATAGAAGTAGATGGGGAAAACCATTTTTCAGAAACTGCCCAAGTTTATGATAAAACGAGAAATCACTATCTAGAGTCATTGGGTATCCTTACTCTTCGATTTAACAATGATGAAATCATGAATAATATGGAGGGTGTTTATTACCGCATTCAGCAACAAATTCGACCATCTACAAAAAAGGCATTTAGCTTTTAA
- a CDS encoding restriction endonuclease subunit S: MIPATLLERIKNSSVEWKALGEISELIRGHGLPKNVFSESGIPAIHYGQIYTYYGLSTEKTISFVTHETALKLRKVNYGDVIITNTSENLEDVGKSLVYLGKEQAVTGGHATILKPKQSILGKYFAYWTQINDFYKKKIKFTKGTKVIDLSTGDLAKIIIPLPPLDIQNEIVHILDTFTELTTELTAERNARQKQYQYYRDLLLSEQELAKIGFEWKTLGEIAKNLDSMRQPITNGLRKAGEIPYCGASGVIDYVDNYIFDGDYLLISEDGANLVVRKTPIAFSISGKSWVNNHVHVLEFETYAERRFVEIYLNSIDLAPYISGAAQPKLNQQNLNSIKIPLPSLSEQARIVAILDQFDTLTHSITEGLPREIKLRQQQYEYYRDVLLSFPTPT; this comes from the coding sequence ATGATTCCAGCTACCTTATTAGAACGGATTAAAAATAGCTCGGTGGAGTGGAAAGCTTTGGGAGAGATCAGTGAATTAATTCGAGGGCATGGATTACCTAAAAATGTTTTCTCCGAAAGTGGCATACCTGCAATCCATTATGGGCAAATTTATACTTACTATGGGTTATCAACAGAAAAAACAATTTCGTTTGTAACCCATGAAACAGCTTTAAAGCTTAGAAAAGTAAACTATGGAGATGTAATTATTACAAATACAAGCGAGAATCTTGAAGATGTTGGTAAGTCATTAGTTTATCTAGGTAAAGAACAGGCAGTTACTGGAGGTCACGCTACTATATTAAAACCAAAACAAAGTATATTAGGAAAATATTTTGCCTACTGGACGCAAATTAATGATTTTTATAAGAAAAAAATTAAATTTACTAAAGGTACAAAGGTTATAGATTTATCAACAGGGGATTTAGCAAAAATAATAATACCCCTCCCTCCCCTTGATATTCAAAATGAAATTGTCCATATCTTAGATACTTTTACAGAACTCACTACAGAACTCACCGCAGAACGCAACGCACGGCAAAAGCAGTACCAATATTATCGAGATTTATTATTAAGCGAGCAGGAACTAGCTAAAATAGGATTTGAATGGAAAACGCTGGGGGAGATAGCGAAGAACTTAGATTCAATGCGGCAACCTATAACAAACGGATTAAGAAAAGCTGGTGAAATACCATATTGTGGCGCATCAGGCGTTATAGATTATGTAGATAATTACATTTTTGATGGAGATTATTTATTAATTTCTGAAGATGGAGCTAATCTAGTAGTTAGAAAAACACCTATTGCTTTTAGTATTAGTGGAAAAAGCTGGGTTAATAACCATGTACACGTTTTAGAATTTGAGACTTATGCAGAACGCCGCTTTGTCGAAATTTATCTCAATAGTATTGATTTAGCGCCATATATTTCTGGAGCAGCACAACCAAAATTAAATCAACAAAATTTGAATAGTATAAAAATCCCCCTCCCTTCTCTCTCCGAGCAAGCTAGAATTGTTGCCATTTTAGATCAATTTGATACCCTCACCCATTCTATTACTGAAGGCTTACCTCGGGAAATTAAACTACGCCAACAACAATATGAATATTATCGAGATGTGCTGCTCAGTTTTCCTACCCCCACCTAA
- the fic gene encoding protein adenylyltransferase Fic, with amino-acid sequence MKKRPLTLENKLNITDQAELARVEEKISKQKAKQLFDSGDMHKAEIGTFAGLAFIHAYLFSDIYDFAGKIREVNLAKGHFRFAPVMYLSQSLKHIDTMPQSNFEEIIEKYVEMNVAHPFREGNGRASRIWLDLMLKAEIKQVIDWNLVDKTDYLLAMERSPIKDIEIKFLLKQVLTDKINDRTLFMKGIDVSYYYEGYHSFKTEEL; translated from the coding sequence ATGAAAAAACGACCCCTTACTTTAGAAAACAAATTAAACATCACGGATCAAGCAGAATTAGCAAGGGTTGAAGAGAAAATCAGTAAACAAAAAGCCAAACAGCTCTTTGACTCTGGGGATATGCACAAAGCAGAAATAGGCACCTTTGCAGGACTAGCCTTTATCCATGCCTACTTATTTAGTGATATTTATGATTTTGCTGGAAAAATTAGAGAAGTAAACCTAGCTAAAGGTCACTTTCGCTTTGCCCCTGTGATGTATTTATCCCAATCCCTAAAACATATTGATACCATGCCCCAAAGTAATTTTGAGGAAATTATTGAAAAATATGTGGAAATGAATGTGGCACATCCTTTTCGAGAAGGCAATGGAAGAGCCAGCCGTATTTGGCTTGATTTAATGCTAAAGGCAGAAATCAAGCAAGTGATTGATTGGAATCTGGTGGATAAAACTGATTATCTGTTAGCCATGGAACGTAGCCCCATTAAAGATATTGAAATTAAATTTCTTCTCAAACAAGTGCTCACAGACAAAATCAATGATCGGACTTTATTTATGAAAGGGATTGATGTGAGCTATTACTATGAAGGCTATCACAGCTTTAAAACAGAGGAGCTATGA
- a CDS encoding type I restriction-modification system subunit M yields MTSTQQRAALQRQIWQIANDVRGSVDGWDFKQYVLGTLFYRFISEHFADYMEAGDETIHYAQITDEVITPAIKDDAVKTKGFFIYPNQLFENVANRASENECLNTDLAHIFKAIESSAHSYPSELTIKGLFADFDTTSNRLGNTVTDKNKRLADVIRGIAKLDFGKFHQNQIDLFGDSYEYLISNYAASAGKSGGEFFTPQNVSKLIAQLAIDNQTTLNKIYDPAAGSGSLLLQVQKQFPTHIEEGFFGQEINHTTYNLARMNLFLHNINYDKFNIALGNTLTNPQFREQKPFDAIVSNPPYSLKWIGSDDPTLINDDRFAPAGVLAPKSKADFAFVLHALHYLSNKGRAVIVCFPGIFYRSGAEQKIRQYLVDHNTIETIIALAPNLFYGTSIAVNILVLSKCKTDHKTQFIDASKLFKKETNNNVLTDEHIQKIMEVFASKEPINHFASTVENSIIAQNDYNLAVNSYVEAQDTREVIDITQVNKELKTTVAKISQLRSEIDNIVAEIEGTGV; encoded by the coding sequence ATGACCAGTACCCAACAGCGAGCAGCTTTACAACGGCAAATTTGGCAAATTGCCAATGATGTGCGAGGTTCGGTAGATGGATGGGATTTTAAGCAATATGTACTGGGTACCCTATTTTATCGTTTTATTAGCGAACACTTTGCGGATTACATGGAAGCGGGGGATGAAACTATTCATTATGCTCAGATAACTGATGAGGTGATTACTCCAGCAATTAAAGATGATGCCGTTAAAACCAAAGGCTTTTTTATTTATCCGAACCAGCTCTTTGAAAATGTTGCCAATCGTGCGAGTGAAAATGAGTGCTTAAATACGGATTTAGCCCATATCTTCAAAGCCATTGAAAGCTCTGCCCATAGCTATCCATCTGAACTGACCATTAAAGGGTTATTTGCTGATTTTGATACTACCAGTAATCGCTTAGGCAATACAGTTACAGATAAAAACAAGCGTTTAGCTGATGTTATTCGGGGAATAGCAAAATTAGATTTTGGTAAATTTCACCAGAATCAAATTGATCTCTTTGGGGATTCTTATGAATATTTAATTTCCAACTATGCTGCCAGTGCAGGTAAATCCGGCGGCGAGTTTTTTACCCCCCAAAATGTGTCTAAACTCATCGCTCAATTAGCAATAGATAACCAAACTACCCTCAATAAAATTTATGATCCGGCTGCTGGATCTGGCTCTTTATTGTTACAAGTGCAAAAGCAATTCCCTACCCATATTGAAGAGGGATTTTTTGGGCAAGAAATTAACCACACCACCTATAATCTGGCTCGAATGAATCTGTTTTTGCACAATATCAATTACGATAAATTCAATATTGCCCTAGGTAATACTTTAACCAATCCCCAATTTAGAGAACAAAAACCTTTTGATGCCATTGTCTCCAATCCTCCCTACTCCCTCAAATGGATTGGTAGCGATGATCCCACTTTGATTAATGATGATCGTTTTGCCCCTGCTGGGGTGCTTGCTCCTAAATCAAAAGCCGATTTTGCCTTTGTGCTCCATGCCTTACATTATCTTTCCAACAAAGGGCGAGCGGTGATTGTCTGTTTTCCTGGTATTTTTTATCGAAGCGGTGCAGAGCAAAAAATCCGCCAATATTTGGTAGATCATAACACCATTGAAACCATCATTGCCCTTGCGCCAAACTTGTTTTATGGCACCAGTATTGCGGTAAATATTCTGGTACTTTCCAAATGCAAAACCGATCATAAAACTCAATTTATTGATGCCAGCAAACTCTTTAAAAAAGAGACCAATAATAATGTGCTGACCGATGAACATATCCAAAAAATTATGGAAGTGTTTGCAAGTAAGGAACCTATTAATCACTTTGCCAGCACAGTAGAGAACAGCATCATTGCACAGAATGATTATAATCTTGCCGTCAATTCCTATGTGGAAGCACAAGATACTCGAGAAGTGATTGATATTACCCAAGTCAACAAAGAATTAAAAACAACTGTGGCTAAAATTAGCCAATTACGCAGTGAGATTGACAACATTGTGGCAGAAATTGAAGGCACCGGGGTATGA
- a CDS encoding WD40/YVTN/BNR-like repeat-containing protein has product MIKPNKFILALSIIFGSLFSVPTSQASQWHLLCPEQDSCIYPNLFTGILSDLLNPAIVPFIGTQNTWLQYSTENMGNGFFRPQGLFSIHPPNVVADMLIPIQQPTTGNPYPFSQLSDYGAIESQNGDILALGFYQVIHYSPSGEFIDAVNYDPQIDISNPASIDTGNFVFSGPLLRLRDTTLFTLMFVGDQRIYSSTDEGQTWKKTPTSYVNEQGEKANFPIGGNCYNLSLNPENTGLWAIVDKRYKEIKNYPSLLWESTDLGATWTPVDNGSFPEKTVRVVLDPNNPQTAYALSNQGLYQSLDRGISWQPTTLTQPVHGLAFVSQNPPLKPMMVAGTDTGVMIGTDPLGDWQGMNQGLLNIPHSVTNAHGLLVAVSAAGYFTCADLDCFGLGQAVPEGLPTTARAFRIDAIDASNTETTFDQAHTVTVTEFYNSNIDQYFMTTDPEAMGASGVAGAGWAPTGQSFTAWSILGSSVGAYVCQFYGSLNPGPNSHYWTISPAECNQLLDTQAQTPDNVPRWNFEKYPFMAIPAQITDGTQACPDSYTPIYHAYNNGPAQGKESGFRYVTDRSVLEPLFNEGWIDAGIAFCGAGTS; this is encoded by the coding sequence ATGATTAAACCTAATAAATTTATCCTAGCCTTAAGCATTATATTTGGTAGTTTATTTTCTGTACCCACTAGCCAAGCATCTCAATGGCACTTGTTATGCCCTGAACAAGACTCCTGTATTTATCCGAATCTTTTTACGGGAATTTTATCAGATCTATTAAACCCAGCTATAGTACCCTTTATAGGTACTCAAAATACTTGGCTACAGTACTCTACAGAAAATATGGGAAATGGTTTCTTTCGTCCTCAAGGGCTATTTTCAATCCATCCTCCTAATGTTGTTGCCGATATGTTAATCCCTATCCAGCAACCCACTACTGGGAATCCTTACCCTTTTTCTCAGCTATCTGATTACGGTGCTATTGAAAGTCAAAACGGAGATATCCTTGCACTAGGATTTTATCAAGTTATACACTATTCTCCTTCAGGAGAATTCATTGATGCGGTCAATTATGATCCTCAGATTGACATATCAAATCCAGCCTCTATTGATACCGGTAACTTTGTATTTAGCGGTCCTCTGTTACGACTTAGAGACACCACCCTTTTTACATTGATGTTTGTGGGTGATCAACGTATTTATTCCAGCACTGATGAAGGGCAGACTTGGAAAAAGACACCTACCAGCTATGTCAATGAACAAGGAGAAAAAGCGAATTTCCCCATTGGTGGCAATTGCTACAATTTATCTCTGAATCCAGAAAATACCGGACTATGGGCGATTGTGGATAAACGCTATAAAGAAATAAAAAATTATCCTTCGCTACTTTGGGAATCCACCGACCTAGGAGCCACTTGGACTCCGGTAGACAATGGTAGCTTTCCCGAAAAAACCGTACGAGTGGTATTAGATCCCAATAACCCTCAAACTGCCTACGCCCTGTCCAACCAAGGTTTATACCAAAGCCTAGATCGGGGCATCTCTTGGCAGCCTACCACCTTAACCCAACCCGTTCATGGACTTGCTTTTGTCTCGCAAAATCCCCCATTAAAACCTATGATGGTAGCAGGGACCGATACTGGCGTCATGATTGGTACTGATCCTTTAGGCGATTGGCAAGGAATGAACCAAGGATTATTAAATATTCCTCATAGTGTGACCAATGCCCATGGGTTACTGGTTGCCGTGAGTGCTGCCGGCTATTTTACTTGTGCTGATCTGGATTGTTTTGGATTGGGGCAGGCAGTACCTGAAGGATTACCTACTACAGCTCGTGCATTTCGTATTGATGCGATAGATGCCAGCAATACAGAGACTACTTTCGATCAGGCACATACGGTAACGGTTACTGAATTTTATAACTCCAATATTGATCAATACTTTATGACCACCGATCCAGAAGCGATGGGGGCATCAGGGGTTGCAGGTGCTGGTTGGGCACCTACCGGACAGAGCTTTACTGCGTGGAGTATCTTAGGTAGTAGTGTGGGTGCTTATGTGTGTCAGTTTTATGGATCCCTCAATCCCGGACCTAATAGTCATTATTGGACGATTTCTCCTGCTGAATGTAATCAGTTGTTAGATACGCAAGCCCAAACGCCAGATAATGTGCCTCGGTGGAATTTTGAGAAGTATCCCTTTATGGCTATTCCTGCTCAAATCACTGATGGAACTCAGGCTTGTCCTGATTCTTATACTCCAATATACCATGCCTATAATAATGGTCCTGCTCAAGGCAAAGAGTCTGGTTTTCGTTATGTCACTGATCGTTCAGTACTTGAGCCCCTATTTAATGAGGGTTGGATCGATGCCGGTATCGCTTTTTGTGGGGCTGGCACTTCTTAG
- a CDS encoding N-acetylmuramoyl-L-alanine amidase: MSKFLLKKIGWLFTLFLATTSIALSATQIEGMRVWSATEKTRLVFDLNTTAEYRMFTLTQPDRVVIDIADTYLKQPLPQNNFDNGLVYGVRSDRKNNGILRIVLDLNQTATYSSYLLRPYKNLGYRLVIDLTQTGPKKVITQSKTLKVSTTTQSILIAIDAGHGGEDPGAIGAKKSKEKDIVLAIAKKLAQLVDQEPGMEPLMIRNSDYYVGLYDRIKKARQAKANLFISIHADAFLHPRAQGASVFTLSEQGASNAAARYLAQKENESDLIGGVQIKGKDNSVAHLLLDLSQTSSRQASLKAASNILTQLQKVGTVHSTNVQHAGFAVLKSPDIPSILVETAFISNPAEERKLNNPNQQLQIAQAIMNGIRAYFYHNPLPKTLLVQRQHIIAPGETLSGLAQRYEVSLNELRLANGIKGDFINRGDTLLIP; this comes from the coding sequence ATGTCTAAGTTTTTACTAAAAAAAATAGGCTGGCTATTTACTTTATTTTTAGCAACCACTTCTATAGCACTCTCTGCCACTCAAATAGAAGGAATGCGGGTATGGTCTGCTACAGAAAAAACGAGGCTGGTTTTTGATTTAAACACCACTGCTGAATATCGAATGTTCACTTTAACCCAACCAGATCGGGTTGTGATTGATATTGCAGATACCTACTTAAAACAACCTCTACCTCAAAATAATTTTGATAACGGATTGGTTTATGGAGTACGAAGCGATAGGAAAAATAATGGTATTTTACGTATTGTCCTCGATTTAAATCAGACAGCTACTTATAGTAGTTACTTACTTAGGCCTTATAAAAATTTAGGCTATCGATTAGTCATTGATCTCACCCAAACTGGTCCTAAAAAAGTAATCACTCAGTCTAAAACCCTTAAAGTCTCCACTACTACACAATCTATATTGATTGCCATTGATGCAGGTCATGGAGGGGAAGATCCGGGTGCTATTGGTGCTAAAAAAAGTAAAGAAAAAGATATTGTACTAGCCATTGCTAAAAAACTTGCCCAGTTAGTCGATCAAGAACCGGGAATGGAACCCCTGATGATCAGAAATAGTGACTATTACGTAGGGCTATATGATCGAATCAAAAAGGCACGGCAAGCCAAAGCTAATTTATTTATCTCTATCCATGCCGATGCTTTTTTACATCCTAGAGCCCAAGGCGCTTCGGTGTTTACCCTTTCAGAGCAGGGAGCTAGCAATGCTGCTGCTCGCTATTTAGCCCAAAAAGAAAATGAATCCGATCTTATTGGTGGGGTGCAAATCAAAGGTAAAGATAATTCGGTCGCACATCTTTTACTAGATTTATCCCAAACTTCCTCTAGGCAAGCGAGCTTAAAGGCGGCGAGCAATATTCTTACCCAACTTCAAAAAGTAGGCACAGTGCATAGCACAAACGTCCAACATGCTGGTTTTGCTGTCCTTAAATCTCCTGATATCCCTTCTATACTAGTAGAAACTGCATTTATCTCTAATCCCGCAGAAGAAAGAAAACTCAATAACCCGAACCAGCAACTACAAATCGCTCAAGCCATTATGAATGGGATTCGGGCTTATTTTTATCATAACCCCTTACCCAAGACTCTTCTTGTTCAACGTCAACATATAATTGCTCCCGGAGAGACCCTTTCAGGGCTAGCACAGCGATATGAAGTAAGCTTAAATGAACTTCGATTAGCCAATGGCATTAAGGGGGATTTTATTAATCGAGGGGATACTTTACTAATTCCTTAA
- the tsaE gene encoding tRNA (adenosine(37)-N6)-threonylcarbamoyltransferase complex ATPase subunit type 1 TsaE, whose protein sequence is MNLTINLATEQDTLKLGGNLATEYKTKKGGLIIFLIGELGAGKTTLTRGFLTALGHEGIVKSPTYALVESYTLNHDLNVYHFDFYRLSNSRELEFIGIEDYFNQQAICLIEWPEYAQDQIPLPDLQIHLTYTEIEGRLASLQAHTAKGSILLDGMVHC, encoded by the coding sequence ATGAATCTCACTATCAATTTAGCGACTGAGCAAGATACCCTAAAGCTGGGAGGAAATCTTGCAACAGAATACAAAACAAAAAAAGGAGGTTTAATTATTTTTCTGATTGGCGAGTTAGGAGCAGGAAAAACCACATTAACTCGTGGCTTTTTAACTGCGTTAGGGCATGAAGGAATTGTAAAAAGCCCCACTTACGCTCTTGTTGAATCCTACACCTTAAATCACGATTTGAACGTATATCATTTTGATTTCTATCGCCTATCTAATTCGAGAGAATTAGAATTTATCGGTATTGAGGATTATTTTAACCAACAAGCAATTTGTCTAATTGAATGGCCCGAATATGCCCAAGACCAGATTCCCCTCCCTGATCTTCAAATTCACTTAACGTATACAGAGATAGAAGGCAGATTAGCTTCCTTACAAGCACATACAGCTAAAGGAAGTATTTTATTAGATGGTATGGTACACTGCTAA
- a CDS encoding NAD(P)H-hydrate dehydratase: protein MEFLPFALYKVHQVRQLDQYAIEQLKIPSITLMERAGVVALKQLRKHWPYARRIVVVCGSGNNGGDGYILARLAHEMGLYIILCQIGDGSKLNADALQAKQSFINRGIPILPFHPQYLKCSDVIVDAIFGTGINREITGMWAKAIHGINSFDHPVLSIDIPSGLCGDTGNILGVAVKANLTVSLIGLKQGMFTYLGSNHCGKVSFDSLQLPDCAYKSITPEVYRLNLQKELSVLPFRIPSGHKGSYGHVLIIGGEEGMSGAVRMAGEAAYRVGAGLVSIATRKSHAILLNLTRPELMCHGVENIEQLTPLLNKATVIIIGPGLGQSAWSQMMFHQILNVSSRPLVVDADALNLLAKNPVKHDHWVITPHPAEAGRLLNNSTLEIQQDRFTAARTLQQRYGGVSILKGNGTLVCGENQPLGLSTAGNPGMATGGMGDVLSGVIGGLLAQGLTLIEAARLGVLLHGTAGDQVAQIHGERGLMASDLMPYLQHLVNLKVVNESHYQFSD from the coding sequence ATGGAGTTTTTACCCTTCGCCCTATATAAAGTGCATCAAGTACGTCAATTAGATCAATACGCTATTGAACAGCTAAAAATTCCTAGTATTACCCTCATGGAGCGTGCAGGGGTTGTTGCTCTTAAACAATTACGGAAGCATTGGCCCTATGCGCGGCGGATCGTTGTGGTGTGTGGGTCAGGTAATAATGGTGGAGATGGCTATATACTCGCTCGTCTCGCCCATGAAATGGGTCTTTATATTATTTTATGTCAAATAGGCGATGGTAGTAAGCTCAATGCAGATGCCCTTCAGGCAAAGCAAAGTTTTATTAATAGAGGCATCCCTATCCTTCCCTTTCACCCTCAATATCTTAAATGTAGCGATGTTATTGTAGATGCTATTTTTGGCACAGGAATTAATCGGGAAATTACTGGAATGTGGGCAAAGGCAATTCACGGGATTAATAGTTTTGATCATCCTGTACTTTCCATAGATATTCCCTCTGGGCTTTGCGGCGATACAGGAAATATATTAGGAGTTGCGGTAAAAGCTAATTTAACTGTAAGCCTAATAGGCCTTAAGCAAGGCATGTTCACTTATTTAGGATCTAATCATTGTGGTAAAGTCAGTTTTGATTCCTTACAATTGCCAGATTGTGCCTATAAAAGTATCACCCCTGAAGTATATCGCTTAAACCTTCAAAAAGAATTGTCTGTTCTTCCATTTCGTATACCTTCTGGACATAAGGGTTCCTATGGCCACGTGCTTATTATAGGTGGTGAAGAAGGTATGTCTGGAGCAGTGCGTATGGCTGGAGAAGCCGCCTACCGAGTAGGTGCAGGTTTAGTCAGTATTGCTACTCGTAAATCTCATGCTATTTTGCTTAATTTAACTCGCCCTGAACTTATGTGCCATGGGGTAGAAAACATAGAACAGTTAACACCTTTATTAAACAAAGCGACTGTTATTATTATTGGACCTGGATTAGGACAAAGTGCTTGGTCCCAAATGATGTTTCATCAAATTTTAAATGTTTCTTCTCGCCCTTTAGTAGTCGATGCAGATGCCTTAAATTTACTTGCTAAAAATCCTGTAAAACATGACCATTGGGTGATAACCCCCCATCCTGCCGAGGCAGGACGGTTGTTAAATAACAGTACGCTAGAAATCCAGCAAGATAGATTTACTGCTGCTCGTACCTTACAGCAACGCTATGGAGGTGTAAGTATTCTTAAAGGAAATGGCACATTAGTCTGTGGAGAAAATCAACCCCTAGGCTTATCTACTGCAGGTAATCCAGGTATGGCAACAGGAGGGATGGGGGATGTGCTCTCGGGGGTGATTGGTGGTTTACTTGCCCAAGGACTAACCTTAATAGAAGCTGCTCGTCTAGGGGTATTGCTCCATGGTACGGCTGGAGATCAAGTCGCACAAATTCATGGAGAGCGAGGACTTATGGCAAGCGATCTCATGCCCTATTTACAACACCTAGTTAACTTAAAAGTAGTCAATGAATCTCACTATCAATTTAGCGACTGA
- a CDS encoding sulfurtransferase has protein sequence MNHKTPLINIDEFAQIQNKDQLLIVDCRFNPAAPEEGYQSYLSAHIPGAVYAHLNNQLSDLSKQGKDLLGKQPLPSAEQWAVTLSSWGWNPDLSVIAYDDSGAMLAAARLWWIMHWMNVPVRILDGGFSAYQKAGHPAESGTIERTSTQIAPVVFDLNKAIFTQNLRRAVDNHEVCVVDARPQDRFLGKNNADPVPGHIPGAVHRFAAENLQEDKHFCTSSHLRGDFLKLVGDRDPSTIVHSCGSGVFACQNLLAMEIAGLHGSKLYAPSWSGWTSDPENPVTTG, from the coding sequence ATGAATCACAAAACACCCTTAATTAATATTGACGAATTTGCTCAAATTCAAAATAAAGATCAACTTCTGATTGTAGATTGTAGATTTAATCCTGCTGCTCCAGAAGAAGGTTATCAAAGTTATCTTTCTGCTCATATCCCAGGGGCAGTTTATGCTCATTTAAATAATCAGCTCTCTGATCTTTCCAAACAAGGGAAGGATTTGTTAGGAAAACAACCCTTACCGAGTGCTGAACAATGGGCAGTAACCCTAAGTAGTTGGGGCTGGAATCCAGATCTTTCTGTAATCGCCTATGATGATTCAGGGGCTATGTTAGCAGCAGCTAGGCTATGGTGGATCATGCACTGGATGAATGTGCCAGTACGAATTTTAGATGGAGGATTTTCTGCTTATCAAAAAGCCGGACATCCTGCTGAGTCAGGAACAATAGAACGTACTTCTACTCAGATTGCCCCGGTGGTATTTGATCTTAATAAAGCCATCTTTACTCAAAATCTCCGTCGTGCGGTGGATAATCATGAGGTATGTGTTGTTGACGCACGCCCTCAAGATCGATTCTTAGGTAAAAATAATGCAGATCCAGTTCCCGGTCATATTCCCGGTGCAGTGCATCGTTTTGCAGCAGAGAATTTACAAGAAGACAAGCACTTTTGTACATCATCCCATTTACGAGGAGATTTTCTAAAATTGGTAGGAGATCGGGATCCAAGTACCATAGTTCATTCCTGTGGGTCAGGTGTATTTGCTTGCCAAAATCTATTGGCAATGGAAATTGCAGGACTCCACGGATCTAAATTATATGCACCTTCTTGGAGTGGTTGGACCAGCGATCCAGAAAACCCAGTTACTACAGGCTAA
- the orn gene encoding oligoribonuclease has protein sequence MAQDPSNLIWIDLEMSGLNTTQDMILEIATVVTDKHLNVLAEGPVFAIYQEDNVLNRMDEWNTKQHGKSGLTDRVRNSTINEQMAEEQTLAFLSEYTLPNSSPMCGNSICQDRRFLARHMQKLESYFHYRNLDVSTIKELAKRWVPEIPKGFKKGSAHLALADIHESIQELTYYRTHFIRLPES, from the coding sequence ATGGCTCAAGATCCAAGTAATTTAATCTGGATAGATTTAGAAATGAGCGGTCTAAATACCACACAAGATATGATTTTAGAAATCGCCACAGTGGTTACCGACAAACATCTTAATGTGCTCGCAGAAGGTCCAGTATTTGCTATTTATCAAGAAGACAATGTTTTAAATAGGATGGATGAGTGGAATACCAAACAGCATGGAAAATCTGGATTAACCGATCGGGTACGTAATAGTACCATTAATGAGCAAATGGCAGAGGAGCAAACCCTAGCGTTTCTCAGTGAATATACCTTACCCAATAGTTCTCCCATGTGCGGCAACAGCATTTGCCAAGATCGGCGATTTTTAGCCCGCCATATGCAAAAGCTAGAATCTTACTTTCATTACCGTAATTTAGATGTGAGTACGATTAAGGAGCTTGCAAAACGCTGGGTACCAGAAATCCCTAAGGGATTTAAAAAAGGCAGTGCCCATCTTGCCCTAGCTGATATTCATGAATCTATTCAAGAGCTCACCTATTATCGTACTCACTTTATTCGATTACCCGAATCTTAA